One stretch of Streptomyces sp. 135 DNA includes these proteins:
- a CDS encoding lantibiotic dehydratase C-terminal domain-containing protein: MADVTDFAPGTNSTSACPAPSWLSVHVHAHSDLDRHIGHLAGLLRNAAAEADAVAWFFLRYWESGPHLRLRALCRTAGQRERAGERLRTAAEQWARDNPERSPLGEAEYAASSAWIQSREETGRPAAPLLPSRTVRVEEFTGAWMPGAPACTGQPQTLCFLSASSTVALHLHLRHGWQTRARHAVDTLRSLLAAPLPADCPPLRGAFAEWADLLAGDEAEDVRRRARLAQKAAWPGPDRAAAAMARYCLAVPRADGSARALLHAWHTHCNRLGLNLPEEAAAAITALALTEKENG, encoded by the coding sequence ATGGCTGATGTGACTGACTTCGCTCCCGGCACCAACAGCACTTCAGCGTGTCCGGCGCCGAGTTGGTTGTCCGTGCACGTCCACGCGCACAGCGACCTCGATCGGCACATCGGGCATCTGGCGGGGCTCCTCCGGAACGCCGCGGCCGAAGCCGATGCCGTGGCATGGTTCTTCCTGCGCTACTGGGAAAGCGGACCTCACCTACGGCTCCGGGCGCTGTGCCGCACGGCCGGACAGCGCGAGCGGGCCGGTGAGCGGCTCCGTACGGCAGCGGAGCAGTGGGCCAGGGACAACCCGGAGCGGAGCCCCCTAGGCGAAGCCGAGTACGCCGCGTCGTCGGCCTGGATCCAGAGCCGCGAGGAGACCGGCCGCCCCGCAGCACCGCTGCTGCCCTCCCGTACGGTGCGGGTCGAGGAGTTCACCGGCGCCTGGATGCCAGGGGCGCCCGCGTGTACCGGTCAGCCGCAGACACTGTGCTTCCTCTCCGCGTCCAGCACGGTCGCGCTCCATCTGCATCTGCGTCACGGCTGGCAGACGCGGGCCCGGCACGCCGTCGACACGCTGCGCTCCCTGCTGGCCGCACCGCTCCCGGCCGACTGCCCGCCCCTCCGGGGCGCCTTCGCGGAATGGGCCGACCTCCTGGCGGGCGACGAGGCTGAGGACGTACGGCGCCGTGCCCGCCTCGCACAGAAAGCAGCCTGGCCGGGTCCTGACCGTGCCGCCGCCGCGATGGCGCGGTACTGCCTGGCCGTTCCACGCGCCGACGGCTCCGCGCGGGCGCTGCTGCACGCCTGGCACACCCACTGCAATCGCCTGGGGCTCAACTTGCCCGAGGAGGCAGCCGCCGCCATCACAGCGCTGGCCCTGACGGAGAAGGAGAACGGATGA